Sequence from the candidate division KSB1 bacterium genome:
CGGCCGACCTTCTTCGCTGTGTAACCGAGTCAACAACAGCAGCGCCGTCATGAAACAAAACAGCCGCCCTTTTCTCTTCATTGCACCTCGGTTTTTATGGTTAATTTCCGTCGATTCAATGATCTTGCGCCCCTGCAGCGCAGAGCTTTCAATTGATCGACACTATTTTTATACCAATAACAACTTGATTGCAAGTTTAATGCCTGACGCGATCAACGTAACAGTACAAGGGAACGCGAGATCCGCATCTCCTTTGCCGACAAGATGCAGATATAAACGCCGGACGGAGCGTTCAGGCCGTCATCCATTCGCCCGTCCCATTGAGTTTGAAACTCGCCGGCACCAAACTCGCCGTCCTCCAACACCCGCACGCGTCGGCCTTTGACATCATAAAGCGTCAATTTGATCGCCATGGCATCCGGCACGGAAAAAAAGATGGTGGTTGTCTGGTTGAACGGGTTCGGGTAAATGTTGAGCAGCTGAAAATAATAGACGGTTTGCGACTGGTTCAAAGTGGAAACTTCATTCGAAAAAAGACTTTCATTGCCCCAAAAGTCG
This genomic interval carries:
- a CDS encoding T9SS type A sorting domain-containing protein, with translation WDPVVDEIRTYRLYWGLRPGMYLSFMDVGTDTIFTLEGLDDEVTYYIAVTAVDFWGNESLFSNEVSTLNQSQTVYYFQLLNIYPNPFNQTTTIFFSVPDAMAIKLTLYDVKGRRVRVLEDGEFGAGEFQTQWDGRMDDGLNAPSGVYICILSAKEMRISRSLVLLR